A single region of the Dryobates pubescens isolate bDryPub1 chromosome 11, bDryPub1.pri, whole genome shotgun sequence genome encodes:
- the DYNLT5 gene encoding dynein light chain Tctex-type 5, protein MDGGGAGSDPRSAPAVRFPVAAVDEILKDVLGSYLKEQPYEPARCRDLAEDIAEVIKARVKDLMIPRYKIVVVTTIGQLNEQSMQIGSRCLWDPASDTFSSYVFKNPSLFAVAKVYAVYFE, encoded by the exons ATGGATGGCGGCGGGGCTGGCAGCGACCCCCGCTCGG ctcccgCCGTGCGCTTCCCGGTGGCGGCGGTGGATGAGATCCTGAAGGATGTGCTGGGGAGCTACCTGAAGGAGCAGCCCTATGAACCGGCCCGGTGCAGAGACCTGGCGGAGGACATCGCGGAG GTTATTAAAGCTCGGGTAAAAGACCTTATGATCCCCAGGTACAAGATTGTTGTGGTGACAACGATTGGGCAGCTGAACGAGCAGAGCATGCAGATTGGAAGCAGGTGCCTGTGGGATCCTGCAAGCGATACCTTCTCGTCGTACGTGTTCAAGAACCCTTCGCTCTTTGCTGTTGCAAAGGTCTATGCTGTCTATTTTGAATAA